From a region of the Marmota flaviventris isolate mMarFla1 chromosome 13, mMarFla1.hap1, whole genome shotgun sequence genome:
- the LOC114082016 gene encoding spermatogenesis-associated protein 31D3-like → MIIATATTKKCGSGKLSEFSRSQGCTVKQCLKSARCFSTGQRRAERQGTKRRRNGVSKGRRTCRREVEEGRKLLSILKSPMSQNNDFLRFRQLLCPDPLCRVCNRTAAKVSQLICKASLEDALNSVSHVSSVTSVRESSVFLSAVVSAIPPGASVSTPLTEPTLFPSSIRSPDQITPLMDLPGPSLLGESLPPEPSPLSSKLPVDHIPPQPSVPTPPPPVPTLPPPTDSQEAKPVLQPEAPLSLVDSPDALSTNVPTTTCTDSASLPVSEFSGNQSHAENLSPSKLEHSDDDKNLLDLHPPEASFESDTTAILVEPGNLSFLCPDVLALLERHIRKKGDFLMQNKKKKEKKIFSKRT, encoded by the exons caacagcaacaacaaaaaagtgcgGATCAGGAAAGCTGTCTGAATTTAGCAGATCCCAAGGCTGCACAGTGAAGCAGTGTTTGAAAAGTGCTCGGTGTTTCTCAACTGGCCAGCGCAGAGCTGAG cgtcagggaacaaagagaaggagaaatggaGTATCTAAAG GTCGGAGAACTTGCCGGAGAGAagtagaggaggggaggaagctgCTTTCTATTCTGAAAAG TCCCATGAGCCAGAATAATGATTTCCTCCGCTTTCGGCAACTATTATGTCCAGACCCGCTCTGTAGGGTGTGTAATAGAACAGCAGCTAAGGTCAGTCAACTGATCTGTAAGGCGTCCTTGGAAGATGCTCTTAATTCTGTGTCCCATGTGTCTTCCGTGACGTCTGTGAGAGAGTCATCAGTTTTTCTGTCCGCTGTTGTCTCTGCAATCCCTCCGGGAGCTTCAGTTTCAACTCCTTTAACTGAGCCAACTCTATTTCCTTCCTCTATTCGTTCACCTGACCAAATTACCCCTTTAATGGACCTACCTGGACCCTCATTACTGGGTGAATCTCTGCCACCAGAGCCTTCTCCCTTGAGTTCAAAATTGCCAGTGGATCATATCCCACCTCAACCATCTGTTCCAACTCCTCCCCCACCTGTTCCAACCCTTCCCCCACCAACTGACAGTCAAGAAGCAAAACCTGTTCTCCAACCAGAAGCCCCTTTGTCTCTGGTGGATAGCCCTGATGCGTTGTCTACTAATGTCCCAACAACCACATGCACTGACAGTGCAAGCCTTCCAGTGTCAGAGTTCTCTGGAAACCAGTCTCATGCTGAAAACTTGTCTCCATCTAAATTGGAGCACTCTGATGATGACAAAAACCTCCTCGACCTCCATCCTCCTGAGGCCTCTTTTGAGAGTGATACTACAGCCATCCTTGTAGAGCCCGGAAACCTCTCATTTCTATGCCCTGATGTCTTGGCCCTTCTGGAGAGACATATAAGAAAGAAGGGTGATTTCCTGAtgcagaacaaaaagaaaaaggaaaaaaaaatcttttccaaaaGAACTTAA